One window of Pyrus communis chromosome 12, drPyrComm1.1, whole genome shotgun sequence genomic DNA carries:
- the LOC137711361 gene encoding COP9 signalosome complex subunit 7-like isoform X2: MYRTQYSLLQNHQNSSFNSSFQALSLSVYQKKRKRKEKALSSHQNLGFFFPFSKRGSMEVEQKQAQVIEHFVKQASSLQGSSLVSLIVQVTSHSSLFAFSEILAVPNVLELQGTGYAVYIDLLRLFAHGTWSDYKSNASRLPPLVPDQITKLKQLTVLSLAEMNRVISYDQLLEQLDLSNVRELEDFLINDCMYAGIVKGKLDHLRRSFEVQFAAGRDLRPGQLGNLIQTLDDWLDTTNNALLTIEEKIKWADKKCELDAIHKKAVKDRVEEVKKSVNNKLD, translated from the exons aTGTACAGGACCCAATATTCCCTCCTCCAAAACCACCAAAATTCATCCTTCAATTCGTCTTTtcaagctctctctctttccgtttaccaaaaaaaaagaaaaagaaaagaaaaagctcTCTCTTCCCACCAAAATCTGGGTTTTTTCTTTCCGTTCTCAAAGAGGGGTTCAATGGAGGTAGAGCAGAAGCAAGCTCAAGTGATCGAGCACTTCGTGAAGCAAGCCTCTAGTCTCCAGGGGTCCTCTCTCGTCAGCCTCATAGTCCAAGTCACCTCCCATTCTTCTCTTTTCGCTTTCTCTGAGATTTTGGCTGTCCCCAATGTGCTCGAG CTTCAAGGAACTGGATATGCTGTATACATTGATCTGCTTCGCCTCTTTGCTCATGGAACATGGAGCGACTATAAGA GTAATGCTAGCCGTCTTCCACCACTAGTCCCAGATCAAATCACCAAGCTGAAGCAACTTACTGTGCTTTCTCTAGCTGAGATGAACAGG GTAATATCATACGATCAACTTCTTGAGCAGCTTGATCTTTCAAATGTGCGCGAACTTGAAGACTTTCTTATCAATGATTGCATGTATGCG GGCATAGTCAAAGGGAAGTTGGATCATTTGAGAAGATCTTTCGAG GTTCAGTTTGCAGCTGGGAGGGATTTGAGACCTGGACAACTAGGGAATCTGATACAGACTTTAGATGATTG GCTAGACACTACAAACAATGCGCTTCTGACAATTGAAGAGAAGATCAAATGGGCAGATAAAAAGTGTGAGTTGGATGCAATACACAAAAAGGCAGTCAAGGACAGGGTGGAAGAAGTAAAGAAGTCTGTCAATAACAAG CTGGACTAA
- the LOC137709949 gene encoding conserved oligomeric Golgi complex subunit 5-like: MTRKVKRSSPATLTPSPNSLPFTTPSSLPSPPYDLPLPPSSPSFTTPDPSSPTHSPLSAPSPSNSKIHASFDLLHYSNRALRFFSKLGSLTSDDPERLDLAKATQLHCEISALYNEYDLTGIDVVDSELEYVKKTGDQLRTEERGMEGLNQAEMGTRL, translated from the exons ATGACTCGGAAAGTGAAGCG GTCCTCTCCCGCCACTCTGACCCCCTCGCCCAACTCTCTTCCCTTCACCACGCCCAGCTCTCTGCCCTCTCCACCATACGATCTTCCGTTGCCGCCCTCTAGtccttcattcaccacaccCGATCCGAGTTCTCCGACCCATTCGCCTCTATCCGCACCCTCACCATCCAACTCCAAAATCCATGCCTCATTCGATCTTCTCCACTACTCTAATAGAGCCCTCCGCTTCTTTAGTAAACTCGGATCCCTCACCTCCGATGACCCCGAGCGGCTCGATCTCGCCAAGGCCACTCAACTCCATTGCGAGATCTCAGCTCTCTACAACGAGTACGACCTCACCGGCATTGATGTGGTCGATTCTGAACTCGAGTATGTCAAAAAGACTGGAGACCAGTTGCGTACAGAGGAGAGAGGGATGGAAGGTTTGAACCAGGCCGAGATGGGGACTAGGCTGTAG
- the LOC137711361 gene encoding COP9 signalosome complex subunit 7-like isoform X1, with product MYRTQYSLLQNHQNSSFNSSFQALSLSVYQKKRKRKEKALSSHQNLGFFFPFSKRGSMEVEQKQAQVIEHFVKQASSLQGSSLVSLIVQVTSHSSLFAFSEILAVPNVLELQGTGYAVYIDLLRLFAHGTWSDYKSNASRLPPLVPDQITKLKQLTVLSLAEMNRVISYDQLLEQLDLSNVRELEDFLINDCMYAGIVKGKLDHLRRSFEVQFAAGRDLRPGQLGNLIQTLDDWLDTTNNALLTIEEKIKWADKKCELDAIHKKAVKDRVEEVKKSVNNKGGRDFQAIDDILFGETAGLMDYEEDRTRTKRRRSPIS from the exons aTGTACAGGACCCAATATTCCCTCCTCCAAAACCACCAAAATTCATCCTTCAATTCGTCTTTtcaagctctctctctttccgtttaccaaaaaaaaagaaaaagaaaagaaaaagctcTCTCTTCCCACCAAAATCTGGGTTTTTTCTTTCCGTTCTCAAAGAGGGGTTCAATGGAGGTAGAGCAGAAGCAAGCTCAAGTGATCGAGCACTTCGTGAAGCAAGCCTCTAGTCTCCAGGGGTCCTCTCTCGTCAGCCTCATAGTCCAAGTCACCTCCCATTCTTCTCTTTTCGCTTTCTCTGAGATTTTGGCTGTCCCCAATGTGCTCGAG CTTCAAGGAACTGGATATGCTGTATACATTGATCTGCTTCGCCTCTTTGCTCATGGAACATGGAGCGACTATAAGA GTAATGCTAGCCGTCTTCCACCACTAGTCCCAGATCAAATCACCAAGCTGAAGCAACTTACTGTGCTTTCTCTAGCTGAGATGAACAGG GTAATATCATACGATCAACTTCTTGAGCAGCTTGATCTTTCAAATGTGCGCGAACTTGAAGACTTTCTTATCAATGATTGCATGTATGCG GGCATAGTCAAAGGGAAGTTGGATCATTTGAGAAGATCTTTCGAG GTTCAGTTTGCAGCTGGGAGGGATTTGAGACCTGGACAACTAGGGAATCTGATACAGACTTTAGATGATTG GCTAGACACTACAAACAATGCGCTTCTGACAATTGAAGAGAAGATCAAATGGGCAGATAAAAAGTGTGAGTTGGATGCAATACACAAAAAGGCAGTCAAGGACAGGGTGGAAGAAGTAAAGAAGTCTGTCAATAACAAG GGTGGGCGAGACTTCCAAGCCATTGATGACATTCTGTTTGGTGAAACAGCTGGACTAATGGACTATGAAGAAGATCGAACCCGAACCAAGAG GAGGAGGTCGCCAATAAGTTGA